The region ATTGATATAAACTTCTCCTGAGGTAATCTGGTCCACTCCGCTGAGCATGTTGATCAGGGTGGTTTTTCCGGCTCCCGATTTACCGATTATGCCCACATATTCATTGGCGCCGATCGTAAATGTCAGCGAGCGCAGGGCATCAAAAGGTTCCGCCCCGGTTTGGTAGGTTTTTATCAGGTTTTTGACACTGATCATCGGTTTTGGTGGATATCCTGCCATTAATTGTAATCCCCCTGAACAGCTTAAGGTTTTGACTATTGTCCGGTTCGGTAGACTATATTGCCTCTCTTCTAAAGCAATAATAGCATACCGGGAAAGTATGGGAAGGTTATTTCCAACTGAAGTGATTCCGGCAATGAAAATTGTGCAGTAAATATAATTAACTAATGTGTCCCGAAATTATTGGCGAGTTTTTCGAAGTGGTTTTTGTTCTCAAGTTTGTCCAACCATTCTTTTGGAATGGCTTCAATGCCGAG is a window of Bacillota bacterium DNA encoding:
- a CDS encoding ATP-binding cassette domain-containing protein, which codes for MAGYPPKPMISVKNLIKTYQTGAEPFDALRSLTFTIGANEYVGIIGKSGAGKTTLINMLSGVDQITSGEVYIN